The Glycine max cultivar Williams 82 chromosome 12, Glycine_max_v4.0, whole genome shotgun sequence genome window below encodes:
- the LOC100816468 gene encoding calcium homeostasis endoplasmic reticulum protein has translation MERQGHDYATASAMAYAQQQRQAANMQQQQQFGFHPQHQQFPSSMHGSPFIPPGPGPAHPPMQQFPYHPALQQQQQPLPQLHPHAPPPPHLLLQQQQQQHQGPPAYPSHYPPPLVPSPFYDSAPAPPPVAPPSDPELHKRIDKLVEYAVKNGPDFEAMICEKQRDNPSYSFLFGGEGHGYYRYKLWLSTRPPGGPFNPSFPSSSMPMMLPPNPMMNLSPVNVSPMNPAGIGSSPSMLGPPPFQQFYDQQHHHQHPQSFGLPGRPEYDPSSKSFKGISGPLPSDVAMELSNVLNNLNGTKESIKGAKLWFMQRSPFAPALAEALRDRVFALDEVERQLHIIYLANDILFDSLNRRTSNSDLDNEALAFKPVLGSMLARIYHNPQSNEEYRKRMQQMVEFWSSKKVYDQETISLLKGEMIGGPQSTPFPGVSKDLSSASAESGSGILQTPNYVAQQWQTDRLGAGLSSLDQDRPDKLAASAQSLSIPLVAQQFLPSSASPGAFPGSMAIPSSVQPANQAPGAHLLPLPSSDTPEQLPPYPLFPPGLIPGMVRKMQIGSGVPYSPLSPLDIPTIIPPSTVPPSEILQRVSKFFKEIGEVNPSEGPMNSDSRDEDDEYDREYEREPPIRKGGACIPPPPTLQVDPETGTYADGSVERKPGSSGSGRLGLGATANPNEVSQYDDVYTSYRKHRSTNYHSSMSARAATR, from the exons ATGGAGCGCCAGGGTCATGATTATGCAACTGCATCTGCTATGGCATATGCTCAGCAACAACGACAAGCTGCTAATATGCAACAACAGCAGCAGTTTGGATTTCATCCCCAGCATCAGCAGTTTCCTTCGTCAATGCACGGTTCTCCTTTTATCCCCCCAGGTCCTGGTCCTGCACACCCCCCTATGCAACAATTCCCTTATCATCCTGCCctgcagcagcagcaacagccACTTCCACAATTACACCCTCATGCCCCTCCCCCGCCTCATCTTCTActtcagcagcagcagcagcagcaccaAGGACCACCTGCATACCCTTCGCATTATCCTCCTCCTCTTGTTCCATCTCCGTTTTATGATTCTGCTCCTGCTCCGCCCCCGGTTGCTCCCCCTTCTGATCCCGAGCTGCACAAGAGAATTGACAAGCTTGTTGAGTATGCAGTGAAAAATGGCCCTGACTTTGAAGCTATGATATGTGAAAAACAACGGGATAATCCTTCCTATAGCTTCCTCTTTGGTGGGGAAGGTCATGGTTACTACCGTTATAAGCTTTGGTTATCAACTCGTCCCCCGGGTGGTCCATTCAACCCGTCTTTTCCATCATCTTCCATGCCCATGATGCTTCCtccaaatccaatgatgaatcTGTCTCCTGTAAATGTTTCTCCGATGAACCCTGCAGGAATTGGTTCTTCACCTTCGATGCTAGGTCCACCTCCTTTCCAACAGTTCTATGATCAACAACACCACCATCAACATCCTCAGTCTTTTGGACTTCCTGGTCGGCCTGAGTATGATCCGTCATccaagtctttcaaagggatCTCTGGGCCACTTCCATCTGATGTTGCAATGGAGCTCAGTAATGTCCTTAACAATCTGAATGGTACAAAAGAATCCATCAAAGGTGCAAAACTTTGGTTCATGCAGAGATCTCCATTTGCACCAGCCCTAGCAGAGGCTCTTAGAGATAGAGTCTTTGCATTGGATGAAGTTGAGAGACAGTTACACATAATATACCTCGCCAATGACATACTTTTTGACAG CTTAAATCGAAGGACAAGCAATAGTGACCTTGACAATGAAGCTCTTGCCTTTAAACCTGTTTTAGGCTCCATGCTTGCAAGAATTTATCATAATCCACAAAGCAATGAGGAATACAGGAAAAGAATGCAGCAAATGGTGGAATTCTGGTCTTCTAAAAAGGTATACGATCAAGAGACTATATCTTTACTGAAGGGTGAGATGATTGGTGGGCCACAATCAACTCCTTTTCCCGGGGTTTCAAAGGATTTATCTTCTGCTTCAGCAGAGTCAGGTTCAG GAATACTGCAGACACCTAACTATGTTGCCCAGCAGTGGCAAACTGATAGGTTAGGCGCTGGTTTAAGTTCCTTGGATCAAGATCGTCCTGATAAACTTGCAGCTTCAGCACAGTCACTATCAATTCCCCTAGTAGCTCAGCAGTTTCTTCCAAGTTCTGCTTCTCCTGGTGCCTTTCCTGGGTCCATGGCTATACCATCTTCTGTTCAACCAGCTAACCAAGCTCCTGGTGCTCATTTATTGCCCCTTCCTTCATCTGACACCCCTGAACAGTTGCCACCATATCCATTATTCCCACCTGGCCTCATTCCTGGAATGGTTAGAAAGATGCAGATTGGTAGCGGAGTCCCATATTCTCCTTTGAGCCCTTTGGATATTCCAACTATAATACCACCATCGACTGTACCGCCATCAGAAATTCTTCAAAGAGTGtcaaaattttttaaagaaattggaGAGGTAAATCCTTCTGAGGGCCCTATGAATTCCGATTCaagagatgaagatgatgaataTGATAGAGAATATGAGAGGGAGCCTCCAATACGAAAGGGAGGTGCTTGTATACCTCCACCCCCAACCTTGCAGGTTGATCCAGAGACGGGAACCTATGCTGATGGAAGTGTAGAACGGAAACCAGGATCCAGTGGCTCGGGAAGATTGGGGCTTGGGGCCACAGCTAATCCCAATGAGGTGAGTCAGTATGATGATGTATATACATCTTACAGGAAGCACAGAAGCACCAATTACCATTCATCAATGAGTGCTAGAGCCGCCACAAGATGA